GCGCTCGTCGACGTACAGGTCGTATTCCACCCGTTTGCCCACGTAGCTGGTGCGGGGCGTCACGACTTTGCCCTGCAGCTCGGCGGCCGGGGGCGCGGACTGGGTCAGGTGGGGCTCGGTGCCCTTGGCCATGCGCATGCCCGGCATATTTTGGGCCCAGGCGGGCAAGGTGGCCAGCAGCGCAGCTAGCAGAAAGAGTACTCGCATCGTCACTTAGTTATTGCTTTTGGGTTGGGTGCGCGCCGGGTTGTTGTCCTCGAAGCGGTACTTGTCCATCGGGCTGGGCATGGCCATGCCAGGCATTGTTCCGGCGCCCTTCATGTCCATGGCCTTGCCATCCTTGCCCTTCATGTCCATGCCCTTCATATCGCCCATGCCGGGCATAGATTCGCCCTTTTTCATGCCTGGCATTCCTGACATGTCGCTCGTTGTTTGACGAGTCGTGGCAGGCTTTTGGCCGCTGGCGGGCTGCATGCCGGGCATGTTTTCCATGCCCTTCATCGGGCCCATGTTGCCCATGGCAGGCTGATTCCGGGGCGTATTCTTCGGGCGGGCGGGCCCCATATCCATGCCCGGCATGTTGCCCATATCCATTTGAGTGGGCTGCCCTTTACGGCTGGGCCCTTGGGCAGAAGAGCGCGGTGTGCTCATGCCGGGCATGTTCATCCCCGGCATATCCGCCATGGCCCCCGGTCGTGCGGCGCTACGTGTTCGTGCCGGCTGCGATTGGCCGCCCCGCGGTTGATTGGGCATGGTCATGCCGTCCATCTGTTCCATGGGTTGACCGCGCTGGCCTGGCTGAGCGGCCTTGGGGTCCATGTTCATGTCCTCCATTCCGGGCTGGGGGTTGTCCGACGTCGTGCCGGTCTCCTCGTTGTGGGCGTCCGCCCCCGAAGTAGGCATGTCCATATCAGGCATTTCTTCATCCCCACCGTGGCCGTGGCTTTTGTCGAGCAGGTTGCCCTGGGGGCCCACGCCCTCCACGTACACCAGCTGCGCGCCCCGGTGCCCGGCCACGGAAAGCGCGCCGGCCGCCGCCACCGCCGCTACCAGCACCACCACCTCGTAGGCTCGGCGCTGTACCTTAAAGTAAAACCCGATGCTGGCTAGTAGCAGCGTGATGCCCGAGAGCCAGGTGGTGTAGCTGGCAAACTGTTCGTGGGCCGCAAATACCGCCGCCGCCCGGGGTGACAAGCCCAGGGGCAGGGCATGAAACACCGTGCTGGCCGCCACCGCCCCGGCGAAGCCCCCGGCCATTACCGCCAGGGCAATCCAGCGCACCTGGGGCCAGTCCTTGAACACCAGCAGGGCCTGCAACGCCGCGGCCAGCATAATCAGGACGATGGGTAAGTGCACCACCAGGGGGTGCAGATTGGGAAAATCTGAAAACATAGAGCCGAATTAGCTAAGGCTGGTGCACGGAAAAACCCCGGCTCACCGCTAATAGCAGCGCCGGGGCATTGCCCGATGGACGATGAAGAGGCCGCGCGGACCTCTGGCCCCTCGCCGGATGGTCGTTGCAGTTCTCTGTGATGTACCATACGTAGGCGGGCCGAGACAATGTTTACACGCAAGGGTCCACCCAGTTGCATAATTTCAAGCACCACGGTAGCTGCGTAGGTACACCGTGCCCAGCTGCCGGCCGCTTTAGGGAGTGCCAAAACGAAAAACGCCCGGCCACAGGGTCAGGCGTTTTAAGCAGCATCGGGTAGCTTACTTAGCGGCGCAGCAGCTGGGGGCTCCTGCCGTGCAGGCCGGAGTGCCGGCCTGGGCGCAGTTTTGCACCAATGGGCAATCGGGGGTGCCCTTCAGCGGGCAATCAGCCGCGGCGGACGTGGGGCTGGTGAAGCCAAACAGCGCACCAGCGGAGAGCAACGCCGCAGCGCTGAACATCATCATCTTGTGTTTCATCGGTTCTAGTGATTAAGATGGGCCCGCCGGTACGGCCGCGGGGTAGTTTAAGAATCCACGGTCCGTACGTCGTGGGTAGCACTCAAAAGAGAAATTAGGCCTTGGTAGCCTTGAAGCCGGCATCTTCCACCAGGGCCAGCACCTGCTCCTCGGTCACGTCGCCGGTCACGGTCAGGACCTTGTTGGGATTGGCCGTGTCGACCTGCCAGCTGGCAATGGCCTTCTCGCCGTTGAGGGTGGGCGTTACGGCTTTGATGCAGCCGCCGCAGTTGATGTTGGTGTTGAATTGAAGCGTTTTCATGGTAGTAATGCATGGCGCCCTTGGTGGGCGGGTTCGGGTTTAAAACACCCAAAAGTAGCGGCACGTGCCCGGGAAGGGGTACAGAATTAAGCTTGAGGCTTGCATGATTTGTATCAGCTGTGCCGCTACTGGCCCGCCTATCACGGCGCAGGACTTGCTTTAATGATGACTCATGCCCCCGCTTAGCAGGTGTTTGCCAACGACAAAGAGCAGCAGCAGCACCAGCCCGGCGATGAGCAGATAGCGGCCCCAGGGCTTCGGCAAAGCAGCGGCGTGACCCGCGGCCACGGCTTGGGCGTGGGCCTGCTGTTGCTGCCGCCACTTACCGATGCGTCCCCAGGGTTTGTAGACCGAAATGGCGGTGGCCGCCAGCAAGACCACCAGCGCGGCGGCGGCATCAGCCAGCAGCTGCAGGCGTAGCCCGCGCAGGTCAGTCGTGGATAGGTCGGACTTGGCGGCTACCTCGGCCAGGTAGGTAACGGGCTGCATGTGCAGCAGCAGCAAGAGCGTGGCGCCCACTGTGAGCACCAGTTTCACCAGCACCCAGTAGTGCTTGAACAAGCCCCAGGGCGTACCCAGCGCCTGCACCACGCCGGTGGCCAGCGCGGCCAGGCTGGAGGGCACGATAACAAACCAGCCGCTCAGGCCCATGGCCAGGTAGGCCGTGCGCACCAGTAAGGCATCGGAGCTGGTCAGGCCGGTGATGGCCAGGGCCAGGAACACGGCCACGGCTCCGAGCCAGCCCACCGAGAACGTGATGTGGGCGGTGAGCAGGAATTTGCGCAGGGCGGGAGCCAGGGTCATCAGCGGGGTATTTATGACGGGTAAACGACCCCGCAAAAGTAGGAGCGCCGCCCATGCCCGGCGTACAGAATTAGGCCGCGAACCAGCATGATTTCCACGCCGGAACCCAAGAAAAAAGCCAGCCCGTACGCGACGGGCTGGCTTCACACGGTATCAATAACAATTAAGCGGCGATGCCCTGGCGGCAAGCCTGCTCGCAGCGGCGGCAAGCCTCGGCGCACTCCTTGCAGTGCTGGGAGTGGGCGCCGTGCTTCTCGCACTCGTCGGCGCAGGCCTTACAGATTTCAGCACACTCCTTCAGCAGATGGGCGGCGTGCTCCGAGCCGCGGGCCACGAGGCGGGCGGTGAGGGCACACACGTCGGCGCAGTCGCGGTCCAACAGGACGCAGCGGGCCATCATCTTCACGTTGTCTTCCTGCAGGCAGGCCGTGGCGCAATGCTCGCAGGCGGCGATGCAGGCATTGAGGGCGTCGAGCAGGCTTTGGTTTTGGGTATGCATGGGAAAGGTATATAAGTGAACAAACAAGGCAACCCGACCGGGCTGCTGCCTAAGTATACCTCCCCCATGGCCCACGGTTTTGCATATTACTTCCCATCCCTTGCATGATTTGGGGCCTCATCCCCCACAACCGCAGCCATTTCGGCCCGCAGCAGCCGGCGATACGCGGAAGGCGAGCAGCGGGCCAGGCGCCGGAACTGGCCGGAGAAGTGCGCCAGGCTGGCGTAGCCCAGGCGCCGGGCAATGAGCCCCACGCTCAGGGAAGACGAAGTCAGGAGTTCCTGGGCATAGGCCAGGCGCTGACTAATAATGTAGGCCGCCAGCGTCTTATCGCCCACCAGGCGGGCAAAGGCCGCGCTGAGCTGCCCGTAGGTCAGGTCCAGCTCCCGGGCTACCGCCGCCCCAAAAGCCCGGTGCCGCAGGCTTTCACCCGGCTCGCGCAGCAGGCGGTTCACCGCCACGCTGACCCGTTCCACCAGGGTCTGGTGAAAGGTTTCGAGCAGGGCAAACCGCGCTGCTTCCAGCGTGGCCCGCAGGCGGGGCCAGTCCAGCTCCTCGGCCGTGCCCGCCACCGTGGCCGCGCCCAGGCGCACGTCGAGCACCTGCAAGCCCAGGCCTTCCAGCTCCTGCCGAACCACCCGGATACCGCGCGCGCACACCATGTGCTTGATGTAAAGCACAGTGGTGGGCGCAGCAGAATCGTGGCGATTAGGCATAACCTAGCGGGTAGGCAGCACCGGATTCAAATCCGAGGGCGGCGTAAGCGGCTGCGCGTTGAGCTCCTGCGGGTGGTCGTCCAAACCCGTTTCCTGGTGAGAGGCGAAGTACTGCGCCAAGGCCTTCTCCCCTACCAGCCAGAACACCACCGGCGTCACGATGATGTCGAGGAAGGTGGACGAGAGCAGGCCCCCGAGAATGACGGTGGCCACCGGATACAGGATTTCCTTGCCCGGCGCGTCCTTGGCCAGCGTAAGCGGCACCAGGGCCAGGGCCGCCACCAGGGCCGTCATCAGCACCGGCACCAAGCGTTCCAGGGAGCCGCGAATAATCATGGGGATGCCGAACTTCTCGCCTTCGTGCTCCACGAGGTGGATGTAGTGCGAAATCATCATGATGCCGTTGCGGGAGGCAATGCCGGTGAGCGTGATGAAGCCCACTAGCGAGGCAATGCTGAACGTGCCGCCGGTGAGCAGCACGGCCACCACCGAGCCGATGAGCGCCAGCGGGATGTTGAGCATAATCTGCCCCACCATGTAGCTGGACTTGAAGTGCGAGAACAAGACCAGGAAGATGCCGGCCAGCGAAAACAAGCTCAGCCAGAGTATTTTCTGCGAGGCCGACTGCTGGCTCTCGAATTGCCCGCCGTAGGTGAGGTAATACCCGGGGGCAGCTTCACCTGCGCATTCACTTTGGCTTGAATCTCCTTGACCGTGGAGCCCAAATCGCGCTCGGCCACGTTCAGGGAGATGGTGATGCGGCGCTGGGTGTTTTCGTGGTTGACGGTGTTGGGGCCCGGCTCGTACACGATGTCGGCTACCTGGCTCACCGGAATCATCGCGCCCGTGGGCGTTTCGATGCGGGTCTGGCCGATGGCGGCGATGTCGTTGCGCTGGGCTTCGGGCAGCTTCACCACCAGGTCGAAGCGCTTCTGCCCGTCGAGCATCTGCGAGACCACGGCGCCTTGGAACAGCGTTTCGAGGTCGCGCACCACTTCGCCGCGGGCCATGCCGTAGGCGCGCAGGGCATCGTCCTTGGGCCGGATGAGCAGCTGAGGAATCTGAACCTGCTTCTCCACCTGCAGGTCCACCACGCCCGGTACGGTAGATGCGGCAGTGCGCACCTCGTTGGCGTAGCGGCGCAGCTCTAGCAAATCGTTGCCAAACACTTTGATGGCCACCTGGGCGCGCACGCCCGACAACAGGTGGTCGAGGCGGTGTGAAATGGGCTGGCCGATGTTCACGTTCACGCCCGTAATCAAACTGAGCTTCTCGCGCATGTCGGCCAGGATTTCGTCGCGGCTGCGCATGGTTTTGCCTTCCTTCTCCAGCTCGGCTTCGGTCTTGAAGGCCACCTCGATTTCCGAGTTGTTCACCGACTCGGCGTGCTCATCTAGTTCGGCCCGGCCCGTCCGGCGCGCGGTGTAGGCCACTTCCGGAATTTTGAGCATCTGCTGCTCGCCCAGGCTGCCCAGGCGGTTGGATTCGGTGAGCGAGGTGCCGGCCGGGGCCGAGAAATTGACCGTGAGCGAGCCTTCGTTGAAGGGCGGTAAAAACTCGGTGCCGAAAAATGGAATTAGCGCCATGGCTGCCACGAACAGCGCCCCGGTCACCCCAAGGATGGCTTTGGGGTGCTGCAGGCCCCAGCCCAGCAGGCGGGTGTCCTTTTTCTTGAGCCAGCGCACCAGCCCACCGTCGGTTTCGGGGTGGTCCATCTGCTTCATCTGGGGCAGCAAATAGTAGCAGAGCACCGGCGTGACGGTGAGCGACACGAATAGCGAGGCCACGATGCTGGTGATGTAGGCAATGCCCAGCGGCGCGAAAATGCGGCCTTCCATGCCTTCCAGCGCGAACAGGGGCAAAAACACCAGCACCACGATGATGGTGGCGTACACGATGGAGTTGCGCACCTCGGAAGAAGCGGCATAGATGACTTTTAAGACGGGCTGGGGATACGCTTTTTGCTTGTTTTCGCGGAGGCGCCGGTACACGTTTTCCACGTCCACGATGGCATCATCCACCAGCTCGCCGATGGCAATGGCCAGGCCGCCGAGCGTCATGGTGTTGATGCTGATGCCCGCCGCCCGGAACACCAGCGCCGTAACCAGCAACGACAACGGAATGGCCACCAGCGAAATAAAGGTGGTGCGCACGTTCAGCAGAAAGGCAAACAGCACGATGACGACCAGAATGGCGCCGTCGCGCAGGGCTTCCTCCACGTTGGAAATCGAGGACTCGATAAACTCGGACTGCTTGAACAGGCGCGTATTCACCTGCACGTCATTGGGTAAAGAGGGCTTGAGCTCCACCAGCGCTTTTTCCACGGCTTCAGTCAAACCCACGGTAGCCGCTCCGGGCTGCTTTTCGATGCTCAGAATCACGGCGGGCTTTCCGTTCACGCTGCCGTCGCCGCGCTTGAAGCGGGCCCCGAACTCCACCTTGGCAATGTCCGCTACACGTATGGGCGACTGCTCGCGGTAGCCGACGATGATGTTCTCGATGTCGGTGACCGAGCGCAGCCGGCCCAGGTTGCGAATCAGTACTTCCGAGCCGTTGCGGTCGAAGAAGTTACCCGTGGTGTTCAGGTTAGATTGGCGCAGGGCCTCTTCCACCTGGTTCACGGTCAGGCCGGTGGCGTTCAGCCGGGGCATGTCGAGCAGCACCTGGTACTGCAGGTTGTCGCCCCCGATGGGAATGACCTGGGCCACGCCCGGAATGGATAGCAGGCGCTGCCGCACGGTGTAGTTGGCCAGGGTGCGCAGGTCGGCCGCGTTGGTTTCCTTGCCGCCCGATAGCCCCACCAGCATAATCTGGCCCATGACCGAGGAGATGGGCCCCAGCACCGGCGTGATGCCTTCGGGCAGCTGCTCGCCGGTGGTTTGCAGCTTCTCGCTCACAATCTGGCGGGCGGTGAAGATGTCGGTGCCGTAGTCGAACTCCACGAACACCATGCCCAGGCCGATGGCCGAGTTGGAGCGCACGGCCGACACGCCGGTGGCCCCGTTCAGGGCCGTTTCCACGGGCAGCGTCACCAGGGCTTCCACTTCTTCGGGCGCCATGCCGGGCGCTTCCAGAAACACGGTCACGCGGGGGCGGTCCAGGTCGGGCAGCACGTCCACGGGCAGCTGCCGGGCCGTGTAGGAGCCGGCAATCAGGAGACCCACGGCAAAGGCCAGCATCAGCAGCCGGTTTTGCAGGGCAAAGCGAATTATCTTGTCTAGCATCGGTGGTTAGCGCAAAGAGGAAGAAGCGAGAGCGGCCGGGTGGCCCCTCCCCTCCCGGAATCGGCAGCATCCCGGGCCGCAGCCCAGGCCCGCCGGACAGCTTATTTTTTGACGCGGGGGGTGCGCGCCGACGAGTGGGTGCTCATGATTTGCCACTGCCCGGCGGCGTTTTTGCGCAGCACCGAAGTGGCCA
The DNA window shown above is from Hymenobacter sp. J193 and carries:
- a CDS encoding helix-turn-helix transcriptional regulator translates to MPNRHDSAAPTTVLYIKHMVCARGIRVVRQELEGLGLQVLDVRLGAATVAGTAEELDWPRLRATLEAARFALLETFHQTLVERVSVAVNRLLREPGESLRHRAFGAAVARELDLTYGQLSAAFARLVGDKTLAAYIISQRLAYAQELLTSSSLSVGLIARRLGYASLAHFSGQFRRLARCSPSAYRRLLRAEMAAVVGDEAPNHARDGK
- a CDS encoding heavy-metal-associated domain-containing protein — translated: MKTLQFNTNINCGGCIKAVTPTLNGEKAIASWQVDTANPNKVLTVTGDVTEEQVLALVEDAGFKATKA
- a CDS encoding four-helix bundle copper-binding protein; this encodes MHTQNQSLLDALNACIAACEHCATACLQEDNVKMMARCVLLDRDCADVCALTARLVARGSEHAAHLLKECAEICKACADECEKHGAHSQHCKECAEACRRCEQACRQGIAA
- a CDS encoding DUF2231 domain-containing protein, which gives rise to MFSDFPNLHPLVVHLPIVLIMLAAALQALLVFKDWPQVRWIALAVMAGGFAGAVAASTVFHALPLGLSPRAAAVFAAHEQFASYTTWLSGITLLLASIGFYFKVQRRAYEVVVLVAAVAAAGALSVAGHRGAQLVYVEGVGPQGNLLDKSHGHGGDEEMPDMDMPTSGADAHNEETGTTSDNPQPGMEDMNMDPKAAQPGQRGQPMEQMDGMTMPNQPRGGQSQPARTRSAARPGAMADMPGMNMPGMSTPRSSAQGPSRKGQPTQMDMGNMPGMDMGPARPKNTPRNQPAMGNMGPMKGMENMPGMQPASGQKPATTRQTTSDMSGMPGMKKGESMPGMGDMKGMDMKGKDGKAMDMKGAGTMPGMAMPSPMDKYRFEDNNPARTQPKSNN